A single region of the Halorussus gelatinilyticus genome encodes:
- the glmU gene encoding bifunctional sugar-1-phosphate nucleotidylyltransferase/acetyltransferase has protein sequence MQAVLLAAGEGTRIRPLSASLPKPMLPVAHRPLVAHAADAAVDAGADELVVVVGYEAETVREYFGEEYRGVPVRYAVQDEQAGTADAVRAAREHLDGAFAVLNGDNLYDPAAVAELFASGPSIAAVRVERPSNYGVLSAEAGVVTDVEEKPADPPTNLANAGAYVFPAEAREWLDVSASERGEREITDVVARTIEEYDVGFAAMDRWLDVGRPWELLAANEWKLGELERDVRGSVHEDADLRGDVVVEEGASIDAGVVIEGPALVRSGASVGPNAYVRGATLVGEDAHVGHGVEVKNSVLMAGATVGHLSYVGDSVLGRNVNFGAGTNVANLRHDGEAVRHTVKGERVSTGRRKFGVVVGDGAKTAIDTSLNAGVTLSEGATTKPGEVVTRDK, from the coding sequence ATGCAAGCAGTGCTTCTGGCCGCGGGCGAAGGGACTCGAATCCGACCGCTGTCGGCGTCGCTCCCGAAGCCGATGCTTCCGGTCGCCCACCGGCCGCTGGTCGCGCACGCCGCGGACGCGGCCGTGGACGCTGGCGCGGACGAACTCGTCGTCGTTGTCGGCTACGAGGCCGAGACGGTCCGCGAGTACTTCGGCGAGGAGTACCGCGGCGTGCCGGTCCGCTACGCGGTGCAGGACGAACAGGCCGGGACCGCCGACGCGGTTCGCGCGGCCCGCGAGCACCTCGACGGCGCGTTCGCGGTCTTGAACGGCGACAACCTCTACGACCCGGCCGCGGTCGCCGAACTGTTCGCCTCGGGACCGAGCATCGCCGCGGTCCGGGTCGAGCGGCCTTCGAACTACGGCGTCCTCTCGGCCGAGGCGGGCGTCGTCACCGACGTCGAGGAGAAGCCCGCGGACCCGCCGACGAATCTGGCCAACGCCGGCGCGTACGTCTTCCCCGCCGAGGCCCGCGAGTGGCTGGACGTGTCCGCCAGCGAGCGCGGCGAACGCGAGATTACCGACGTCGTCGCGCGGACCATCGAGGAGTACGACGTGGGCTTCGCCGCGATGGACCGCTGGCTCGACGTGGGCCGGCCGTGGGAACTGCTGGCGGCCAACGAGTGGAAACTCGGCGAACTGGAGCGAGACGTCCGGGGGTCGGTCCACGAGGACGCCGACCTCCGGGGCGACGTCGTGGTTGAGGAAGGCGCGAGCATCGACGCCGGCGTGGTCATCGAGGGTCCCGCGCTCGTGCGCTCGGGCGCGAGCGTCGGCCCGAACGCCTACGTCCGCGGCGCGACCCTCGTCGGCGAGGACGCCCACGTCGGCCACGGCGTCGAAGTGAAAAACAGCGTCCTGATGGCAGGAGCCACGGTCGGCCACCTGAGCTACGTCGGCGACAGCGTACTCGGCCGGAACGTCAACTTCGGCGCGGGCACGAACGTCGCCAACCTCCGCCACGACGGGGAAGCGGTCCGCCACACCGTCAAGGGCGAGCGCGTCTCGACCGGCCGCCGGAAGTTCGGCGTCGTCGTCGGCGACGGCGCGAAGACGGCCATCGACACGAGTCTAAACGCGGGCGTGACGCTCTCGGAGGGCGCGACGACGAAACCGGGTGAGGTCGTGACGCGGGACAAGTAA
- a CDS encoding DCC1-like thiol-disulfide oxidoreductase family protein — protein MSDYHAVLVYDGECPFCSAAATALRRLDGVGAIAWEDDPAQRFLDAQFGETPFALVFADRREERVYVGREAARELCDRAGMPVLVQDIVSDNYESLADAIRTVTGVDGDPDPYHGEYPLSEAGNEAFGELAANAWHTAKVSR, from the coding sequence ATGAGCGACTACCACGCGGTCCTGGTCTACGACGGCGAGTGTCCGTTCTGCTCGGCGGCCGCTACGGCGCTCCGGCGACTGGACGGCGTCGGAGCCATCGCGTGGGAGGACGACCCGGCCCAGCGGTTCCTCGACGCGCAGTTCGGCGAGACGCCCTTCGCGCTCGTCTTCGCCGACCGTCGCGAGGAGCGCGTCTACGTCGGCCGGGAGGCCGCGCGGGAACTCTGCGACCGCGCGGGAATGCCCGTGCTGGTGCAGGACATCGTGAGCGACAACTACGAGTCGCTGGCCGACGCGATTCGGACGGTGACTGGCGTGGACGGCGACCCGGACCCGTATCACGGCGAGTATCCGCTGTCGGAAGCCGGGAACGAAGCGTTCGGAGAGTTGGCGGCGAACGCGTGGCACACGGCGAAAGTGAGTCGGTGA
- a CDS encoding 2Fe-2S iron-sulfur cluster-binding protein has protein sequence MRSHHAHPRSSVTTTVSSYTVEIEVPEDAAIEQAGETVEIEVPETEYLLSAARSEGVWLPADCQQGWCTTCAAKLLEGEVDQSDAKRYFEEDEEAGMILPCTAKPESDLRILACQYDEMLDHRAAHDKPPGRSKR, from the coding sequence ATGCGTAGCCACCACGCTCATCCCCGTTCATCCGTAACCACGACCGTGAGTAGCTACACCGTCGAAATCGAGGTCCCCGAGGACGCCGCGATAGAGCAGGCGGGCGAGACCGTCGAAATCGAGGTCCCCGAGACCGAATACCTACTCTCGGCCGCGCGGAGCGAGGGCGTCTGGCTCCCCGCCGACTGCCAGCAGGGCTGGTGTACCACCTGCGCCGCGAAACTACTGGAGGGCGAGGTGGACCAGTCCGACGCCAAGCGGTACTTCGAGGAGGACGAGGAGGCCGGCATGATTCTGCCCTGCACGGCCAAGCCGGAGTCGGACCTCCGAATCTTGGCCTGCCAGTACGACGAGATGCTGGACCACCGCGCGGCGCACGACAAGCCGCCGGGCCGGTCGAAACGATGA
- the dps gene encoding DNA protection during starvation protein, whose translation MADDDRRHGAGDYEPGDTSMRVGMESLRERGLEPEELRERLIDAIGAEFSTYYYYTNLRMHLAGHEDYKEIAEDARLEDRAHFELVAPRVYELGGSLPNDIGDFMGRASCPHAELPTPYEGEEPDEINEDASATLILETLLEAERCAIRTWSEICDMTQGKDPRTYDMASRILQEEIEHEAWFVELLSMERDGEANPAGHFVRGEPGDAPLSTNRRFNDSA comes from the coding sequence ATGGCAGACGACGACCGACGACACGGCGCAGGCGACTACGAACCGGGCGACACGAGCATGCGAGTGGGGATGGAGTCGCTCCGCGAACGCGGCCTCGAACCGGAGGAACTCCGCGAGCGTCTCATCGACGCCATCGGCGCGGAGTTCTCGACGTACTACTACTACACCAACCTCCGGATGCACCTCGCGGGCCACGAGGATTACAAGGAGATCGCGGAGGACGCGCGCCTCGAAGACCGCGCGCACTTCGAGTTGGTCGCGCCCCGCGTCTACGAACTCGGCGGGTCGCTCCCGAACGACATCGGCGACTTCATGGGCCGGGCGTCCTGTCCGCACGCCGAACTGCCGACGCCCTACGAGGGCGAGGAACCCGACGAAATCAACGAGGACGCCTCCGCCACGCTGATTCTGGAGACGCTCCTCGAAGCCGAGCGGTGTGCCATCCGGACGTGGAGCGAAATCTGCGACATGACCCAGGGCAAGGACCCGCGGACCTACGACATGGCGAGTCGCATCCTGCAAGAGGAGATCGAACACGAGGCGTGGTTCGTGGAACTCCTCTCGATGGAGCGCGACGGCGAGGCCAACCCGGCGGGCCACTTCGTCCGCGGCGAACCCGGCGACGCGCCGCTCTCGACCAACCGACGGTTCAACGACTCGGCGTAG
- a CDS encoding DEAD/DEAH box helicase: MDETIDWLRGRPYYDGQLEAHRTLTGRDGDFADVDLEGRLESALESRGIDRLYRHQVAAVEAIRAGENVVVATPTASGKSLAYTVPAFERAMDHGGRTLYVAPQNALINDQEETLSELARDLGFGSRVSVEQYTGRLSKSEKRDVRDRRPTVVLTNPDMLHYALLPHAHRLWDWFFEGLETVVLDEVHEYRGVFGSHVALLLRRLRRVCDRFDADPEFVCCSATIGNPVEHAASVTGTDEDSFRLIDEDVSDTGPTHWLLWNPPEYENPQAGTSGQRRSNHAETKRLFADLVSKGHQTLTFTRARQAAEQWAMESADELRQRGRGDLAPDVTAYQAALGDDRRKEIEVGLRDGEVRGVWSTNALELGVDIGGLDAVLLDGYPGTRMAAFQQAGRAGRGTDPSLVALVAGEDQLDQYLMANPEEFFAGSPERAVVNPANDQLLPDHLLSAARETWLSPDDREYFGEAFPDLVNGLESEGLLEQRITHDGLRWTYDGDGSPQHEMSLRSIDDREVNLLDGRNGDTIASLSFEDALTDAHPGAIYHHQGQSYEVVDLDLSREVAELSPTWADYHTKVLHEKEITVEEDRREKRLETREDVPVRFADVTMRKQITGFERRDRSGETLARESLDLPEVSLRTKALYFTVPRDVESAMREQGDFAGGIHAAEHGMISLFPLELLCDRGDIGGLSTPMHPHTGRSTIFIYDGYPGGVGLVREGYETVADLMAQTAEMIGACDCESAGGCPACVQSPHCGNANDPLDEAQAKYLLDALTDGKAGEQEE; encoded by the coding sequence GTGGACGAGACCATCGACTGGCTCCGGGGCCGACCGTACTACGACGGGCAACTCGAAGCCCACCGGACCCTCACCGGTCGGGACGGCGACTTCGCGGACGTGGACCTCGAAGGCCGACTCGAAAGCGCGCTCGAATCGCGTGGCATCGACCGCCTCTACCGTCATCAGGTCGCGGCCGTCGAGGCGATTCGCGCCGGCGAGAACGTCGTCGTCGCCACCCCGACCGCCAGCGGGAAGAGCCTCGCGTACACCGTGCCCGCCTTCGAGCGCGCGATGGACCACGGCGGGCGCACCCTCTACGTCGCCCCGCAGAACGCGCTCATCAACGACCAAGAGGAGACGCTCTCGGAACTCGCCCGCGATTTGGGCTTCGGCAGTCGCGTCTCCGTCGAGCAGTACACCGGCCGCCTGAGCAAGTCCGAGAAGCGCGACGTTCGGGACCGCCGACCAACCGTCGTCCTGACGAACCCCGACATGCTCCACTACGCGCTCCTGCCGCACGCGCACCGCCTCTGGGACTGGTTCTTCGAGGGACTGGAGACGGTCGTGCTGGACGAGGTTCACGAGTACCGCGGCGTCTTCGGGAGCCACGTCGCGCTCCTGCTCCGGCGACTCCGGCGGGTCTGCGACCGGTTCGACGCCGACCCCGAGTTCGTCTGCTGTTCGGCGACCATCGGGAACCCGGTCGAACACGCCGCGAGCGTGACCGGGACCGACGAAGACTCCTTCCGACTGATAGACGAGGACGTGAGCGACACCGGGCCGACCCACTGGCTGCTCTGGAACCCGCCCGAGTACGAGAACCCGCAGGCCGGGACCTCCGGCCAGCGCCGGTCGAACCACGCCGAGACCAAACGCCTCTTCGCCGACCTCGTGTCGAAGGGCCACCAGACGCTGACGTTCACCCGTGCGCGACAGGCCGCCGAGCAGTGGGCGATGGAGAGCGCCGACGAACTCCGCCAGCGCGGGCGGGGCGACCTCGCGCCCGACGTGACGGCGTACCAGGCCGCGCTGGGAGACGACCGCCGGAAGGAGATAGAGGTAGGACTCCGAGACGGCGAGGTCCGGGGCGTCTGGAGCACCAACGCCTTGGAACTCGGCGTGGACATCGGCGGTCTCGACGCGGTGTTGCTCGACGGCTACCCGGGCACCCGGATGGCGGCGTTCCAGCAGGCCGGGCGCGCGGGCCGCGGGACCGACCCGAGCCTCGTCGCGCTCGTCGCCGGCGAGGACCAACTCGACCAGTATCTGATGGCCAACCCCGAGGAGTTCTTCGCCGGGTCGCCCGAACGCGCGGTCGTCAACCCCGCGAACGACCAACTCCTGCCCGACCACCTGCTGTCGGCGGCCCGCGAGACGTGGCTCTCGCCCGACGACCGCGAGTACTTCGGCGAGGCGTTCCCCGACCTCGTGAACGGTCTCGAAAGCGAGGGGCTGCTCGAACAGCGCATCACCCACGACGGCCTGCGCTGGACCTACGACGGCGACGGCAGTCCCCAACACGAGATGAGCCTGCGCTCCATCGACGACCGCGAGGTCAACCTGCTCGACGGGCGAAACGGCGACACCATCGCCAGCCTCTCTTTCGAGGACGCGCTGACCGACGCTCACCCCGGAGCCATCTACCACCATCAGGGCCAGTCCTACGAGGTCGTGGACCTCGATTTGAGTAGGGAGGTCGCGGAACTGAGTCCCACGTGGGCCGACTACCACACTAAGGTCCTCCACGAGAAGGAGATCACCGTCGAAGAGGACCGCCGAGAGAAGCGCCTCGAAACCCGCGAGGACGTGCCGGTCCGGTTCGCCGACGTGACGATGCGCAAGCAGATTACGGGCTTCGAGCGCCGCGACCGCTCCGGCGAGACGCTGGCCCGCGAGTCGTTGGACCTCCCGGAGGTCTCGCTCCGGACCAAGGCGCTGTACTTCACCGTCCCCCGCGACGTCGAGAGCGCGATGCGCGAGCAGGGCGACTTCGCGGGCGGCATCCACGCCGCCGAACACGGCATGATTTCGCTGTTCCCGCTCGAACTGCTCTGCGACCGCGGCGACATCGGCGGTCTCTCGACGCCGATGCACCCCCACACCGGTCGGAGCACCATCTTCATCTACGACGGCTACCCCGGTGGCGTCGGACTCGTCCGGGAGGGCTACGAGACGGTCGCGGACCTGATGGCGCAGACCGCCGAGATGATAGGGGCCTGCGACTGCGAGTCGGCGGGCGGCTGTCCCGCCTGCGTCCAGTCGCCCCACTGCGGGAACGCCAACGACCCGCTGGACGAGGCCCAAGCGAAGTACCTGCTCGACGCACTGACCGACGGTAAGGCGGGCGAGCAAGAGGAGTAG
- a CDS encoding thioredoxin family protein → MDEDLDAVRERRKRTLMQEQGLGAPASPVYVDGSQSLDQTVTAHDVVLVHYYADGGAGQRLHPVVESVARETFAAVAKVNVVHHQKLALERGVEATPAFEVYADGERQERVRGQVGRDELVELVGEYTPF, encoded by the coding sequence ATGGACGAGGACCTCGATGCAGTCCGGGAGCGTAGGAAGCGCACGCTCATGCAGGAACAGGGCCTCGGTGCGCCGGCGTCGCCGGTCTACGTCGATGGCTCCCAGAGCCTCGACCAGACCGTGACCGCCCACGACGTCGTGTTGGTCCACTACTACGCCGACGGCGGAGCGGGCCAGCGCCTCCATCCCGTCGTGGAGTCTGTCGCCCGCGAGACGTTCGCTGCAGTGGCGAAGGTCAACGTCGTCCACCACCAGAAGTTGGCCTTGGAACGGGGCGTCGAGGCGACTCCCGCGTTCGAGGTGTACGCCGACGGCGAGCGTCAGGAGCGCGTTCGCGGGCAGGTCGGAAGAGACGAGTTGGTCGAGTTGGTCGGCGAGTACACGCCGTTCTGA
- a CDS encoding DUF7552 domain-containing protein codes for MSDSLDTIRREIDDIAAEDGDFYVACADTDERPAPLTGRRFPTEEAANEAADLARSYRATLRESDPDLPEHRLSVYECTDDPPTMVSTRERAAGTRENGLPRTSRSVTLSGDCESEWLRMDNAPLVHVRRDGEPLPDDAVERQLDSKL; via the coding sequence ATGTCCGACTCTCTCGACACCATCCGCCGCGAAATCGACGATATCGCCGCCGAGGACGGCGATTTCTACGTCGCGTGCGCCGACACGGACGAGCGCCCCGCGCCGCTGACCGGCCGCCGGTTCCCGACCGAGGAGGCCGCAAACGAGGCGGCCGACCTCGCGCGTTCGTACCGCGCGACCCTCCGCGAGTCCGACCCCGACCTCCCCGAACACCGCCTCTCGGTGTACGAGTGCACCGACGACCCGCCGACGATGGTCTCGACCCGCGAGCGCGCTGCGGGAACCCGCGAGAACGGTCTCCCCCGGACTTCTCGGTCGGTGACGCTCTCGGGTGACTGCGAGTCCGAGTGGCTCCGGATGGACAACGCGCCGCTGGTCCACGTCCGACGCGACGGCGAACCGCTCCCGGACGACGCCGTGGAACGCCAACTCGACTCGAAGCTATGA
- a CDS encoding DUF7260 family protein: protein MTQRFAGSDGEASFDPRTPAAVERAASERDRIEEKVAAFGEFRERVADVPADAGGRGSRTARSGRSAGGTLAVGTTASSSADGTATVREAFGETVLAYADADSMQEAMADELSPELTAALSPAAGEFSTGLKRQLVSRADQRRKECRLLADGIEGERERIRAIADEFEGILDRLATADETPLLQLGFEELRARHDRLAAFRETCDRLATERQAAIRETRNDGLIGIREAELIAHLYGEFTDSHPVLADLAELDALLADCQFAVRKHLCARV from the coding sequence ATGACCCAGCGATTCGCGGGGAGCGACGGCGAGGCGTCGTTCGACCCTCGGACGCCCGCCGCCGTCGAGCGCGCGGCGAGCGAGCGCGACCGCATCGAGGAGAAGGTCGCCGCGTTCGGCGAGTTCCGCGAGCGCGTCGCGGACGTGCCGGCCGACGCGGGCGGACGCGGAAGTCGGACGGCACGGTCGGGGCGGTCCGCCGGGGGGACGCTGGCGGTGGGGACGACCGCGAGCAGTTCGGCGGACGGCACGGCGACGGTCCGCGAGGCGTTCGGCGAGACGGTCCTGGCCTACGCCGACGCCGACTCGATGCAGGAGGCGATGGCCGACGAACTCTCACCGGAACTGACGGCGGCGCTCTCGCCCGCGGCGGGCGAGTTCTCGACCGGCCTGAAGCGCCAACTGGTCTCGCGGGCCGACCAGCGCCGCAAGGAGTGTCGCCTGCTCGCCGACGGCATCGAGGGCGAGCGCGAGCGAATTCGGGCTATCGCCGACGAATTCGAGGGGATTCTCGACCGGCTCGCTACCGCCGACGAGACGCCGCTCCTGCAACTCGGATTCGAGGAGTTGCGGGCGCGCCACGACCGACTCGCGGCGTTCCGCGAGACCTGCGACCGACTCGCGACCGAGCGACAGGCCGCGATTCGAGAGACGCGAAACGACGGCCTGATCGGGATTCGGGAGGCGGAGCTGATAGCCCACCTCTACGGCGAGTTCACGGACTCTCACCCGGTACTGGCCGACCTCGCGGAACTCGACGCGCTGCTGGCCGACTGCCAGTTTGCGGTCCGGAAGCACCTCTGCGCGCGAGTCTGA
- a CDS encoding DUF7552 domain-containing protein codes for MTDSLEHLRQRITDLTDPDGDFAVVCPLSGKCPVPVRGESFPSADAAEEAVDLVVEYRKLLREVDPHLENVPIVATERGDDPLAFDAREQSERAGEASGRRRRLCRSVSLSGEGDDEWLRMENAPVVHVRRDGELLDDETVSRQLRAALR; via the coding sequence ATGACAGACTCTCTCGAACACCTCCGCCAGCGGATAACCGATTTGACCGACCCGGACGGCGATTTCGCCGTCGTCTGTCCGCTCTCTGGGAAGTGCCCGGTCCCCGTCCGCGGCGAGTCGTTCCCCTCCGCGGACGCCGCCGAGGAGGCCGTGGACCTCGTGGTCGAGTACCGCAAACTCCTCCGGGAGGTGGACCCCCACCTCGAAAACGTCCCTATCGTCGCCACCGAGCGAGGCGACGACCCGCTCGCGTTCGACGCGCGCGAGCAGAGCGAGCGCGCGGGCGAGGCGTCCGGCCGCCGGCGTCGCCTCTGTCGGTCGGTCTCGCTCTCGGGCGAGGGCGACGACGAGTGGCTTCGGATGGAGAACGCGCCGGTCGTCCACGTCCGGCGCGACGGCGAACTGCTGGACGACGAGACGGTCTCGCGGCAACTCCGGGCCGCGCTTCGGTGA
- a CDS encoding DUF7544 domain-containing protein: MPWYAVEALDDALDATKSLLTPLDVRQWLKLALVVFFLGSGGGSGPSFSAGGSTGTPSDGPGTTPGPGQFDVPAEFGDVLPILLGLVAVGLLVGLLYVLVGAVMEFVFVESLRRQHVRIRDYAGQHFGRALQLFVFRVALGLLVVVPALALVASVVGLATGGLELSLGLLVGLIPLVVLFGLLVAAIDAFTANFVVPVMIQKNVGVLGGWRRFWPTLTREWKQFGVYALVRVVLAFAAGLVSSVVGGIVGALLVAPVAVVGVLGVSLVGGLDAVLGSPLALTALVVVVLAYVLLLVAVLAVVFVPIQTYLRYHALLVLGDADRDFDLIPELRREIRESG, translated from the coding sequence ATGCCATGGTACGCGGTGGAGGCGCTGGACGACGCGCTCGACGCCACGAAGTCGCTGCTCACGCCGCTCGACGTTCGTCAGTGGCTCAAACTCGCGCTCGTGGTCTTCTTCCTCGGGAGCGGCGGCGGTAGCGGCCCGTCGTTCAGCGCCGGGGGTTCGACCGGGACGCCGAGCGACGGGCCGGGGACGACTCCGGGACCGGGCCAGTTCGACGTTCCGGCCGAGTTCGGCGACGTACTACCGATACTCCTCGGACTCGTCGCGGTCGGACTGCTCGTCGGTCTGCTGTACGTTCTCGTCGGGGCCGTGATGGAGTTCGTCTTCGTCGAGAGTCTGCGCCGCCAGCACGTTCGGATTCGGGACTACGCGGGCCAGCACTTCGGTCGCGCGCTCCAGTTGTTCGTCTTCCGGGTCGCGCTCGGACTCCTCGTCGTGGTTCCCGCACTCGCACTGGTGGCGAGCGTCGTCGGTCTCGCCACCGGCGGTCTCGAGCTCTCGCTGGGCCTGCTCGTCGGCCTGATTCCGCTGGTCGTACTCTTCGGGCTTCTGGTCGCCGCGATAGACGCCTTCACCGCCAACTTCGTCGTGCCGGTGATGATCCAGAAGAACGTCGGGGTCCTCGGGGGGTGGCGGCGCTTCTGGCCGACGTTGACCCGCGAGTGGAAGCAGTTCGGCGTCTACGCGCTCGTCCGAGTCGTCCTCGCGTTCGCGGCCGGACTGGTCTCCTCGGTCGTCGGCGGTATCGTCGGCGCGCTACTGGTCGCTCCGGTCGCGGTCGTCGGCGTCCTCGGGGTGTCGCTGGTCGGCGGTCTCGACGCGGTTCTGGGGAGTCCGCTCGCGCTGACCGCGCTCGTCGTCGTCGTGCTGGCGTACGTCCTGCTTCTCGTTGCTGTCCTCGCGGTGGTCTTCGTGCCGATTCAGACCTACCTGCGGTACCACGCGCTGTTGGTCCTCGGAGACGCCGACCGGGACTTCGACCTGATTCCGGAACTGCGCCGCGAGATACGCGAGTCGGGGTAG
- a CDS encoding TrmB family transcriptional regulator — MDEGDAIDALEHLGLSNYEAKVFAALQRLGTGTARDVHRATDVPRSQVYGAAESLQDRGLVEVQQSKPIQYRPVRPEAARSHLRGEFERTQERAFDYLEAARKQRGEGDEEREDIWTVHGRTSIDGRVEQLLEEAERRIVFGVGRDAHGLTDDLADRLRERADAGVEVFLVGDPALEELFADSDVAVMQLPADHPHGDDPVGRVVVVDGETVLLSVRDRRGDPELEEETAIWSSKTGIAGVLIQLIDGGLGDAVSV; from the coding sequence ATGGACGAAGGCGACGCCATCGACGCGCTCGAACACCTCGGTCTCTCGAACTACGAGGCGAAGGTGTTCGCCGCGCTCCAGCGACTCGGGACGGGCACCGCCCGCGACGTGCATCGGGCGACCGACGTGCCCCGCTCGCAGGTCTACGGCGCAGCCGAGTCCCTGCAGGACCGGGGTCTCGTGGAGGTCCAACAGTCCAAGCCCATCCAGTACCGGCCCGTCAGACCCGAAGCCGCCCGGTCGCACCTCCGCGGCGAGTTCGAGCGCACCCAAGAGCGGGCCTTCGACTACCTCGAAGCCGCCCGGAAACAGCGCGGCGAGGGCGACGAGGAGCGCGAGGACATCTGGACGGTCCACGGCCGGACCAGCATCGACGGCCGCGTCGAGCAACTGCTGGAGGAGGCCGAGCGCCGCATCGTCTTCGGCGTGGGCCGGGACGCCCACGGCCTGACCGACGACCTCGCCGACCGCCTGCGCGAGCGGGCCGACGCCGGCGTCGAGGTGTTCCTCGTCGGCGACCCCGCGCTCGAAGAACTGTTCGCCGACAGCGACGTGGCAGTGATGCAACTCCCGGCCGACCACCCCCACGGCGACGACCCAGTGGGTCGCGTCGTGGTCGTGGACGGCGAGACGGTCCTCCTGAGCGTCCGCGACCGACGCGGCGACCCCGAGTTGGAGGAGGAGACCGCCATCTGGTCGTCGAAGACCGGCATCGCCGGGGTCCTCATCCAACTCATCGACGGCGGGTTGGGCGACGCGGTCTCGGTCTGA